In Penaeus vannamei isolate JL-2024 chromosome 4, ASM4276789v1, whole genome shotgun sequence, a single window of DNA contains:
- the LOC138861474 gene encoding uncharacterized protein, with protein sequence MKVRNLPLAILLVSWAVVSCEASLFVGGLVGGLAVLKGAALVGYAVGRHQRHNRQHYHGRSRYHGGYNGRRHYRYGRSVDPDTEQDADEGKNMLLSTVGQLDPDGCILKMLCNLQTRSPSSLSPEEDLIVDMFSNNTETMSTYNAAFVYATDVGTRTRDPSVCNKLFPKCSLSEQQLSGLLRRVWGCASNLFREDVEREEDFSATPPMEQLMGEERPVDEEPREEQQTLDEEQPIVDYVDDDEVATNDGLSLIDEMLLDNEIPSPELPRNDKMSMDELVSLIME encoded by the coding sequence ATGAAAGTACGAAACCTCCCTTTGGCGATCCTGCTGGTGTCTTGGGCCGTTGTGTCCTGCGAAGCCTCTCTGTTCGTTGGTGGCTTAGTGGGTGGCTTGGCGGTTCTGAAGGGCGCGGCGCTGGTCGGTTACGCGGTAGGGCGTCACCAGCGACACAACAGGCAGCACTATCACGGCCGTTCTCGATATCACGGAGGTTATAACGGGAGAAGACACTATCGCTACGGCCGTTCCGTCGATCCCGACACCGAACAAGACGCCGATGAAGGCAAGAACATGCTCCTGTCAACCGTGGGGCAGCTCGACCCCGACGGCTGCATCCTCAAGATGCTTTGCAACCTCCAGACGAGGAGTCCCTCCAGCCTCAGCCCAGAAGAGGACCTCATCGTCGACATGTTCTCCAACAACACTGAGACCATGTCCACTTACAACGCCGCCTTCGTCTACGCCACGGACGTCGGCACCAGGACCCGCGACCCGTCCGTCTGCAACAAGCTGTTCCCCAAATGTTCCCTCAGCGAACAGCAGCTGAGCGGCCTCCTTCGGAGAGTGTGGGGCTGCGCCTCTAACCTCTTCCGAGAAGACGTTGAACGCGAGGAGGACTTCAGTGCCACGCCGCCCATGGAACAACTCATGGGCGAGGAAAGGCCTGTCGATGAGGAGCCCCGAGAGGAACAACAAACCTTGGACGAAGAGCAACCCATAGTCGACTATGTGGATGACGATGAAGTGGCCACAAATGACGGACTGTCCCTGATTGACGAAATGCTCCTTGATAATGAAATTCCTTCACCTGAGTTGCCCCGAAATGATAAAATGTCCATGGATGAACTGGTGTCCCTAATTATGGAATAA